One segment of Candidatus Hinthialibacter antarcticus DNA contains the following:
- a CDS encoding Gfo/Idh/MocA family oxidoreductase, translating to MKKVRALVIGCGAIAHNCHLLGYDSDKDCEIVAVADPSPKNRKSAQEKFKIGKAYASVDDMLKRESADCISITSPNAFHAEHAVMALQKGLHVLCEKPLCTSKKEIDQILRAAKQADVLFMTAFSNRFYKGTQKAKQQIEAGKIGKPYMIRVRFAHEGPKDWMMSKSFFNPAQAVGGALFDMGIHAIDLAQWLYGPIAKVSAITATLQHKIPMEDNVIMQFQFQSGALGYAEAGWTSKQGFAGIEIMGSEAAIEVDYNKNTTVRIVGSVDPAGNRKEKRAMLVKNALDGGWPAQMKYFLQCVRKGVQPDCDVHAGAAAVRVALGAYESHHKNKIVSL from the coding sequence ATGAAAAAAGTTCGCGCATTGGTCATCGGTTGCGGCGCCATCGCCCATAACTGCCACCTGTTGGGATATGATTCAGACAAAGACTGCGAAATCGTCGCCGTCGCCGACCCCAGCCCCAAAAACCGCAAGTCGGCGCAAGAGAAATTCAAAATCGGCAAAGCCTACGCTTCCGTCGATGACATGCTGAAGCGCGAATCGGCGGATTGCATCAGCATCACCTCGCCCAACGCGTTCCACGCCGAACACGCCGTCATGGCCTTACAAAAAGGCCTGCATGTTTTGTGCGAGAAGCCGCTATGCACCAGCAAAAAAGAAATCGACCAGATTTTACGCGCCGCCAAACAGGCGGACGTCTTGTTTATGACCGCGTTTTCAAACCGCTTCTATAAGGGAACCCAAAAAGCCAAGCAGCAAATCGAAGCGGGCAAGATCGGCAAGCCGTACATGATTCGGGTGCGGTTCGCGCATGAAGGCCCCAAAGACTGGATGATGTCGAAATCGTTTTTCAACCCCGCCCAAGCGGTCGGCGGCGCGTTGTTTGATATGGGAATCCACGCCATTGATCTGGCGCAATGGCTTTACGGCCCCATCGCCAAAGTCAGCGCCATCACGGCGACCCTTCAACATAAAATCCCGATGGAAGACAACGTCATCATGCAGTTCCAATTCCAGAGCGGCGCCTTGGGATACGCCGAAGCGGGTTGGACCAGCAAGCAGGGCTTCGCCGGGATCGAGATCATGGGCAGCGAAGCGGCGATTGAGGTCGACTACAACAAGAATACCACCGTGCGCATCGTCGGTTCCGTTGACCCGGCGGGCAACCGCAAAGAGAAACGCGCGATGCTAGTTAAAAATGCGCTCGACGGCGGTTGGCCTGCGCAGATGAAATATTTTTTGCAATGCGTTCGTAAAGGCGTACAGCCAGACTGCGACGTACACGCTGGCGCCGCCGCAGTGCGGGTTGCGCTGGGCGCGTATGAATCTCATCACAAAAACAAAATTGTTTCATTGTAA
- a CDS encoding sulfatase-like hydrolase/transferase, whose protein sequence is MSSIDRRTFLQSAALSAPLLSRLSHAQEDDAPRKANIVLIMADDLGYGDLGCYGCDDIQTPNIDRIAAQGVRLTDYYASAPVCTPTRCALMTGRYQARCPNLEWALYTGVNTVGLAPTETTIATMLNKAGFATGMFGKWHLGEREEWRPNQHGFDEFFGHLGGNLDYFEHRIANGAPDLYENNEPVQRDGYITDLITERAVDFLERKREAPFFAYVAYNAPHWPMQGPDDQDKKVVQGKNWVEKDRATYIRMVEQIDAGVGKILDQLKASGLEQNTLVVFCSDNGGDRSSRNTPLRGQKGHLWEGGVRVPCVMRWPGVLPAGGTNSQASITMDLSATLLSAAMVRPTRKLDGMDLLSYLTGYRNPVEQTLVWRNTFRNQRAVRWGKWKWLEIDGKEMLFDLKKDIGESEDILQRFPDIAHWLREIFGQWERAMPYKQTLFGNDLHNITSPDQGATL, encoded by the coding sequence ATGTCTAGCATCGACCGCCGGACGTTTCTTCAATCCGCCGCGCTGTCGGCGCCGCTGCTTTCCCGCTTGTCTCACGCTCAAGAAGACGACGCTCCGCGCAAAGCCAACATCGTGCTCATCATGGCCGACGACCTGGGCTATGGCGACCTTGGTTGTTATGGCTGCGATGACATTCAGACTCCTAATATTGACCGCATCGCTGCGCAAGGCGTCCGCCTGACCGATTATTACGCCTCGGCGCCGGTGTGTACGCCGACGCGATGCGCACTGATGACGGGGCGCTACCAGGCGCGTTGCCCTAACTTGGAATGGGCGCTGTACACGGGCGTCAACACTGTTGGCCTGGCGCCGACCGAAACCACCATCGCAACCATGCTCAATAAAGCAGGCTTCGCGACCGGGATGTTCGGTAAATGGCACTTGGGCGAGCGCGAAGAATGGCGCCCCAACCAGCACGGCTTCGACGAGTTTTTCGGGCATCTGGGCGGCAACCTCGATTATTTTGAACACCGCATCGCAAACGGCGCCCCCGATCTCTACGAAAACAATGAACCCGTCCAGCGCGACGGGTATATCACCGATCTCATTACCGAACGCGCGGTCGATTTTTTAGAACGCAAAAGGGAAGCGCCGTTTTTCGCCTACGTCGCCTACAACGCGCCCCATTGGCCCATGCAGGGGCCGGACGACCAAGATAAGAAAGTCGTGCAAGGGAAAAACTGGGTCGAGAAAGACCGCGCGACTTACATCCGTATGGTTGAGCAAATCGACGCAGGCGTGGGTAAGATTCTCGACCAGCTCAAAGCAAGCGGGCTGGAACAAAACACGCTGGTGGTGTTTTGCAGCGACAATGGCGGCGACCGCTCTTCGCGCAATACGCCGTTGCGCGGGCAAAAAGGCCACCTGTGGGAAGGCGGCGTCCGGGTGCCGTGCGTGATGCGTTGGCCGGGGGTGTTGCCTGCGGGCGGGACCAATTCGCAAGCATCCATCACCATGGACCTCTCGGCGACGCTGCTCTCCGCCGCGATGGTGAGGCCCACCCGTAAACTCGACGGCATGGACCTGTTGTCCTACCTGACGGGATACCGTAATCCAGTTGAACAAACCCTGGTGTGGCGTAATACATTTCGCAACCAGCGCGCCGTACGTTGGGGCAAATGGAAATGGCTCGAAATTGACGGCAAGGAAATGTTATTCGACTTAAAAAAAGACATCGGCGAAAGCGAAGACATCTTGCAGCGCTTTCCCGACATCGCCCATTGGCTGCGTGAAATCTTTGGTCAGTGGGAACGCGCCATGCCTTACAAACAAACCCTCTTCGGCAACGACCTCCACAACATCACCTCGCCTGACCAAGGCGCGACGTTGTAG
- a CDS encoding endonuclease III domain-containing protein: MKPDLLRIYKTLRAHFGHRDWWPGDGPLEIAVGAILTQNTNWKNVEKAIANLKQAKALSYRVLRDIETEALAQLIRPSGYFNQKAKKLKALIDFIERNYNGSLKRLFAQETQALREGLLSVKGIGPETADSILLYAGGHVSFVIDLYTYRVLTRHGWISEDATYSDMKELFEGGLPREMDLYNDYHAQLVAVGNNFCRKTPKCEGCPLEALLPNGKRMA; encoded by the coding sequence ATGAAACCCGACTTGCTCAGAATCTATAAAACCTTGCGGGCGCATTTTGGTCATCGCGACTGGTGGCCGGGCGACGGGCCGTTAGAGATCGCCGTCGGCGCCATTCTCACCCAAAACACCAATTGGAAAAACGTCGAAAAAGCCATCGCGAATTTGAAGCAAGCCAAGGCGCTGTCGTATCGCGTATTGCGCGACATCGAAACCGAAGCGCTGGCGCAACTCATCCGCCCGTCGGGGTATTTCAACCAGAAAGCAAAAAAACTCAAAGCGTTGATTGATTTCATCGAACGAAATTACAACGGCAGCCTCAAACGATTGTTCGCGCAAGAGACCCAAGCGCTGCGCGAAGGTTTGCTCAGCGTGAAAGGCATCGGCCCGGAAACGGCGGATTCCATATTGCTCTACGCGGGCGGGCATGTTTCGTTTGTGATCGACTTGTATACCTACCGCGTCCTCACCCGTCATGGCTGGATCAGCGAAGACGCGACTTACAGCGATATGAAAGAACTATTTGAAGGCGGGCTGCCGCGCGAGATGGATTTATACAATGACTATCACGCTCAACTGGTGGCGGTCGGAAACAACTTTTGCCGCAAGACGCCCAAATGCGAGGGATGCCCGCTGGAAGCGCTTTTGCCAAACGGTAAACGTATGGCTTAA
- a CDS encoding SH3 domain-containing protein — MFSVRVGLCCLITLTFALAAAADTLLLRNGDQVIGTIVGETTEDYVVEVPGELAIQVKIRRSDVIEIIRGGSAEYIAPIPTYATSVVNATQPGMSENPITPPIETIQESGPMPLLPVMVPKGDVYQVSGAGVRFREGPSLSFPGKSLPGRSILLAIEFVDGWLHAKTIEGEDGWIHPNFIAPMNRQVCLVTGDLVNVREAPGDVYRVLGRFRKDDVVVRIEERDAWSRVLSGSGVAGWCSTEYLQPLNDQAAYAPQIAVVENREAGQPVEAQRAFGPSGPKEIQFVVRDERLVRSGMTKLIIFHRDAQKLEQSADQYRGESIYQRDRIDGSVKLLEAGFPEEIGVAFIGVEMLTMLGERVGANWSYKLIAPEDETVRFGFVVQRGPSRGTLVMIDA, encoded by the coding sequence ATGTTTTCTGTTCGTGTTGGACTGTGTTGCCTGATAACGCTTACGTTTGCTCTGGCTGCGGCGGCGGATACTTTGCTGTTGCGAAACGGAGACCAGGTCATCGGGACGATCGTCGGCGAAACGACGGAAGACTATGTCGTTGAAGTTCCCGGCGAGTTGGCGATTCAAGTCAAAATCCGGCGCAGCGATGTCATCGAGATCATTCGCGGCGGCAGCGCGGAATATATCGCGCCGATACCAACTTACGCCACAAGCGTGGTCAATGCGACCCAACCAGGCATGAGCGAAAATCCAATCACGCCCCCGATTGAAACCATACAAGAATCCGGCCCCATGCCGTTGTTGCCGGTGATGGTTCCCAAGGGCGATGTCTATCAGGTCAGCGGCGCGGGAGTGCGATTTCGCGAAGGGCCGAGTTTGAGTTTCCCTGGCAAATCGCTGCCGGGACGTTCGATTTTACTCGCAATTGAATTTGTCGACGGTTGGCTGCACGCCAAAACCATCGAAGGCGAAGACGGGTGGATCCATCCCAACTTTATTGCGCCAATGAATCGCCAGGTTTGTCTGGTGACGGGCGACTTGGTGAATGTACGCGAAGCCCCCGGCGATGTCTATCGCGTCTTAGGCCGCTTTCGCAAAGATGACGTCGTGGTCCGCATTGAAGAACGCGACGCATGGAGCCGCGTCCTCTCCGGAAGCGGCGTCGCCGGATGGTGCAGCACCGAATACTTGCAACCGTTGAACGACCAGGCCGCGTACGCGCCGCAGATCGCCGTCGTCGAAAACCGCGAGGCCGGCCAACCGGTTGAAGCCCAGCGGGCGTTTGGCCCTTCCGGCCCGAAAGAAATTCAATTTGTGGTACGCGACGAACGGTTGGTGCGTTCAGGCATGACCAAACTGATTATCTTTCATCGCGACGCCCAAAAACTCGAACAATCCGCCGACCAATACCGGGGCGAAAGCATCTACCAACGCGACCGCATCGACGGTTCCGTTAAATTGTTAGAAGCCGGGTTCCCCGAAGAAATTGGCGTTGCGTTTATCGGCGTGGAAATGTTGACCATGCTGGGCGAGCGCGTTGGCGCTAACTGGTCATATAAACTGATTGCGCCCGAAGACGAGACGGTGCGCTTTGGCTTTGTGGTGCAGCGCGGCCCCTCGCGAGGCACTCTGGTGATGATCGACGCTTAA
- a CDS encoding glycoside hydrolase family 9 protein, translating to MALRTCCCCFISFLFSAGVFADDGPVSPAVFVNQSAYVAGHSKIGLVSSSIALPFTVWNLQTESPVLRSQLILREPNHAASGVHVWQADFSIVNATGVYAIDVPGLGRSHPFSISASPPKALAQRALNAFYFLREGAGFPKPIAGDWARKAQPSPAALVYPPTAEPKSFSLGGGWHDGSDAGRYVPSGVYAAGVLMTLHEWLPQVFEDGSLSVPEAHNGVPDILDEVRWEVEWLFSMQTSTGSVYHKATALAPDQPEKAPLYLFAPSTAASAGACAVWAKASRLYSPYDATFSAQCLNAAVRTWQWLELTPNDGGFSNPTDVKTKAYADADDSDERLWAAVELRRALNDERLDAVIAAMVEKRVPLLYASGYWGDVTPLAAAAIVSATEIETFEKLSDEVRSDLRSLADSLAEKTGEDAFLLTLDADGFTWGSNGAVLRNAMILLLAQLVEPEPRYGHAALEQMNYLLGRNPVGMSYVTGFGEASPQSPYQWQRYAGGGKTPIPGLIVAGPNQSLNDGVLKTNFSASSPPATAYKDDSASFSSNEFTIDWNAALVFVATVLSER from the coding sequence ATGGCCTTGCGAACTTGTTGCTGTTGCTTCATATCGTTCTTGTTCAGCGCGGGCGTTTTTGCCGACGATGGCCCCGTCTCTCCGGCTGTTTTTGTGAATCAATCAGCGTATGTGGCCGGGCATTCAAAAATCGGCCTGGTTTCTTCTAGCATTGCCTTGCCGTTTACGGTTTGGAACCTGCAAACCGAATCGCCCGTGTTGCGAAGCCAATTGATCTTGCGTGAGCCGAATCACGCCGCATCGGGCGTTCATGTCTGGCAGGCGGACTTCAGTATCGTGAATGCGACCGGCGTTTATGCGATTGACGTTCCCGGCTTGGGGCGGTCTCATCCCTTCTCGATTAGCGCATCGCCGCCAAAGGCATTGGCGCAACGCGCTCTAAACGCATTCTATTTTTTACGCGAGGGCGCCGGGTTCCCGAAACCTATCGCGGGTGACTGGGCGCGCAAGGCGCAACCAAGCCCTGCGGCGCTGGTGTATCCCCCGACGGCGGAGCCTAAATCGTTTTCATTGGGCGGCGGCTGGCATGACGGCAGCGACGCCGGGCGGTACGTCCCAAGCGGCGTATATGCGGCGGGTGTATTGATGACGCTGCACGAGTGGCTGCCCCAAGTGTTTGAAGACGGGTCGTTGTCGGTTCCCGAGGCGCATAACGGCGTGCCGGATATTTTGGACGAAGTGCGCTGGGAAGTGGAATGGCTATTTTCGATGCAAACCTCAACGGGTTCGGTTTATCACAAGGCGACCGCCCTCGCGCCCGACCAACCCGAAAAAGCGCCGCTCTATTTGTTTGCGCCGTCGACCGCCGCCTCTGCGGGCGCGTGTGCGGTGTGGGCGAAGGCGTCGCGGTTGTATTCGCCCTATGATGCGACCTTTTCCGCGCAGTGTTTGAACGCAGCGGTGCGCACCTGGCAGTGGCTGGAACTCACCCCGAACGATGGGGGGTTCAGCAATCCAACTGACGTGAAAACCAAGGCGTATGCAGACGCTGACGACAGCGATGAACGCTTGTGGGCGGCGGTGGAACTGAGGCGCGCGTTGAATGACGAGCGGCTGGACGCCGTGATTGCAGCGATGGTCGAAAAGCGCGTCCCGTTGTTGTATGCGTCGGGCTACTGGGGGGACGTGACGCCCTTGGCGGCTGCGGCGATTGTCAGCGCAACCGAAATTGAAACGTTTGAAAAACTCAGTGACGAGGTGCGCAGCGATTTGCGTTCTCTGGCGGATAGTCTGGCCGAAAAAACCGGAGAGGACGCGTTTTTATTGACGCTGGATGCCGATGGATTTACCTGGGGATCAAACGGCGCCGTATTGCGCAACGCGATGATCTTACTGCTCGCGCAGTTGGTGGAGCCGGAGCCGCGCTACGGTCACGCGGCGCTCGAACAAATGAATTATCTCTTGGGGCGCAACCCCGTGGGGATGAGTTACGTCACCGGGTTTGGCGAGGCCTCGCCTCAGTCGCCTTATCAGTGGCAGCGCTATGCGGGGGGCGGCAAGACGCCTATCCCGGGATTGATCGTCGCGGGGCCGAACCAGTCATTGAATGACGGCGTTCTCAAGACGAATTTCAGTGCGTCGTCTCCCCCGGCGACGGCGTACAAAGACGACTCCGCCAGTTTTTCTTCGAACGAATTCACCATTGACTGGAACGCCGCCCTGGTGTTTGTCGCCACGGTATTGAGCGAGCGCTAG
- a CDS encoding BMC domain-containing protein — protein MEGKALGLVETRGLVGAIEAADAMVKAASVTLVGKEKIGGGFVTVMVRGDVGAVKAATDAGAAAARKVGEVVSVHVIPRPHSDLEAILPTKP, from the coding sequence GTGGAAGGTAAAGCCTTAGGATTAGTCGAAACCCGCGGTCTGGTCGGCGCCATTGAAGCCGCCGACGCCATGGTCAAAGCCGCCAGCGTTACATTGGTTGGCAAAGAAAAAATCGGCGGCGGTTTTGTGACCGTCATGGTGCGCGGCGATGTCGGCGCGGTCAAAGCAGCCACCGACGCAGGCGCAGCAGCGGCCCGCAAAGTGGGCGAAGTGGTTTCCGTACATGTGATTCCACGTCCGCACAGCGACCTCGAAGCCATTCTGCCGACCAAACCGTAA
- the pduL gene encoding phosphate propanoyltransferase — MSLPPNSDALVEQVVRRVVARLQGASAPVAPQQRMTVPCNISVRHIHLSRESMDVLYGRGAELEPMRPLYQTGEFASKQTLTLVGPRMRCLGEVRILGPLRKYTQVEVSRTDAIYLGIDPPVNRSGDHNGSVGLILVGPAGVLHLEKGVIQANRHIHLSVESAAKWGIADNQSVKVRVEANGKKTVLEECQARVSKLFKDEMHLDTDDGNACGLRGGEKVEILL, encoded by the coding sequence ATGAGCTTACCGCCAAATTCCGACGCCTTGGTCGAACAAGTGGTGCGCCGCGTGGTTGCGCGTTTGCAGGGTGCAAGTGCGCCCGTTGCGCCGCAGCAACGCATGACGGTTCCATGCAACATCTCCGTACGCCATATCCATCTCTCACGCGAGTCGATGGATGTTCTCTATGGGCGCGGTGCTGAACTGGAACCGATGCGACCCTTATACCAGACCGGCGAGTTTGCCTCCAAGCAAACTCTGACGTTGGTGGGGCCGCGGATGCGCTGCCTCGGCGAAGTGCGCATTCTGGGGCCGCTGCGCAAATACACCCAAGTTGAGGTCTCGCGCACCGACGCCATCTATCTGGGCATCGACCCGCCTGTGAACCGCTCCGGCGATCATAACGGCAGCGTGGGGTTGATCCTGGTCGGCCCGGCAGGGGTGTTGCACCTCGAAAAAGGCGTGATCCAGGCCAATCGCCACATTCATCTGTCGGTCGAATCGGCGGCGAAGTGGGGCATCGCAGACAACCAGAGCGTGAAGGTCCGCGTGGAAGCCAACGGTAAGAAGACCGTGCTGGAAGAATGCCAGGCGCGGGTCTCTAAACTCTTTAAAGACGAAATGCACCTCGACACCGACGACGGCAACGCCTGCGGGCTGCGCGGCGGCGAGAAAGTCGAGATTCTGCTGTGA
- a CDS encoding aldehyde dehydrogenase EutE, which produces MDEQRIADIVHRVLGELQNQPASAPASSGHTPTCMGGAVSGGRDGVFENIEDAIAAAKRAFQQFRVVPLNERKKYIKLIREVSHQHNDEWSRFTIQDTKMGRVDHKILKNGMAANLTPGVEDLETLAVTGSRGLMMEEYAPFGVIGTITPTTNPVATVINHSIAMLSAGNTIVFGPHPNAVACTLQSMQVINRALTDAGAPANLMTSVAEPSLRTAKTIMTHDDISLLVVTGGPAVVRAAMESPKRAIVAGPGNPPAVVDETADIQNAAVSVYEGSCFDNNLPCITEKSCFVVSSVFDEFISAIRQRGAYLLDRAQTETLTRALITPDNHVNKDYIGKDAAVVAQQALGLSVPANCELLIAEVDRNHPYIVHEMMIPVLGMVRVNSYEEAIQAAFEAEHGFGHTAIIHSRRIDRITEFARLMNCNLFVANASCGACLGNGGEGYTAFTIAGKSGEGPCTPKTFSRKRRFAIAKDMRFV; this is translated from the coding sequence ATGGACGAACAGCGAATCGCCGATATTGTTCACCGCGTACTCGGTGAGCTGCAAAACCAGCCTGCGAGCGCGCCAGCGTCGAGCGGCCACACCCCCACCTGCATGGGCGGCGCGGTCAGCGGAGGGCGCGACGGCGTGTTTGAAAATATCGAAGACGCCATCGCAGCAGCGAAGCGCGCCTTTCAACAATTTCGCGTCGTCCCGCTCAATGAGCGAAAGAAATACATCAAACTGATTCGCGAAGTCTCCCATCAACATAACGACGAATGGTCTCGCTTCACCATACAAGACACCAAAATGGGGCGCGTCGATCATAAAATTTTGAAGAACGGCATGGCGGCGAACTTGACCCCCGGCGTTGAAGACCTCGAAACCCTGGCGGTCACCGGAAGCCGCGGCCTGATGATGGAAGAATACGCGCCCTTCGGCGTAATCGGCACCATTACGCCGACGACGAACCCGGTCGCGACGGTGATTAACCACTCCATCGCCATGTTGTCTGCGGGCAATACCATCGTCTTTGGTCCGCACCCCAACGCGGTGGCGTGCACGCTGCAATCCATGCAGGTGATTAACCGCGCATTGACCGATGCAGGCGCACCAGCGAATTTAATGACCTCCGTCGCGGAGCCGAGTTTGCGCACCGCCAAAACCATTATGACTCACGACGACATCAGCCTGCTTGTCGTGACTGGCGGGCCTGCGGTTGTTCGCGCCGCCATGGAAAGCCCCAAACGCGCCATCGTCGCCGGGCCGGGCAATCCGCCCGCCGTGGTGGATGAGACCGCTGATATTCAGAACGCAGCAGTGAGCGTGTATGAAGGCTCCTGCTTCGACAACAACTTACCGTGCATTACAGAGAAATCGTGCTTCGTGGTTTCGTCGGTCTTTGACGAATTTATCAGCGCGATTCGTCAGCGCGGCGCCTACCTGTTAGACCGGGCGCAGACTGAGACGCTGACCCGCGCCTTGATTACGCCTGACAATCACGTCAACAAAGATTACATCGGCAAAGACGCCGCCGTGGTTGCGCAACAAGCGCTGGGGCTGAGCGTCCCCGCGAACTGCGAACTGCTCATCGCCGAAGTTGACCGCAACCACCCATATATTGTGCATGAAATGATGATCCCGGTGTTGGGCATGGTCCGGGTCAACTCGTATGAAGAAGCCATTCAAGCGGCGTTTGAAGCCGAGCACGGCTTTGGTCACACCGCCATTATTCACAGCCGACGCATTGACCGCATCACCGAGTTCGCCCGATTGATGAACTGCAACTTGTTCGTGGCGAACGCGTCCTGCGGCGCCTGTCTGGGCAACGGCGGCGAAGGCTATACCGCCTTCACCATTGCGGGCAAATCGGGAGAAGGCCCTTGCACACCGAAGACCTTCAGCCGCAAACGTCGCTTCGCCATCGCTAAAGACATGCGTTTCGTTTAG
- a CDS encoding phosphotransferase, giving the protein MTQTHVSYDWLEDALLGVCRGVFTDATLQIKNLTPRIHRIFPHLEYAFTLTSDDAQTDIVLRLQYGFFSLWEGTEPLKITKEYSAMRHVYQSGLAVPFPYTYSPSRRPFGRPFILMDAGDGYFWWEREDSLSHMQEHVVDTLAVWMAQMHLQTPTTHPLIPTVHLTDLFDKIQPRIQPLEDEKLNACFDECRSQMAHINDCTYVMLHGRLDLDCLLINRGQVRCVTNWEYAAFGDPRWDAAYTSLSLQRINDRTLANYFLARYVQELGATLEDISFWEGAAALREYALSRWLRSLDAKGFESIAGLQTQLFDQEDWLRDRVYQQFG; this is encoded by the coding sequence ATGACGCAGACCCATGTATCGTATGACTGGCTGGAAGACGCGCTGTTAGGCGTGTGTCGCGGCGTTTTTACCGACGCGACCTTACAGATCAAAAACCTGACCCCGCGCATTCACCGCATCTTTCCTCATTTAGAATACGCCTTCACCCTGACCTCAGACGACGCGCAAACCGATATTGTCTTGCGCTTGCAATACGGCTTTTTTTCTCTCTGGGAAGGTACCGAACCGCTCAAGATCACCAAAGAATATTCCGCCATGCGCCATGTTTACCAGAGCGGATTGGCAGTGCCGTTTCCATACACCTACAGCCCGTCTCGCCGCCCGTTTGGGCGCCCCTTTATTTTGATGGACGCCGGCGACGGTTATTTCTGGTGGGAGCGCGAAGACAGCCTGTCGCACATGCAAGAGCATGTCGTCGATACCTTGGCGGTGTGGATGGCGCAGATGCACCTGCAAACGCCGACCACCCATCCGTTGATCCCCACGGTGCATCTGACCGATCTGTTCGATAAAATTCAACCGCGCATCCAGCCGCTCGAAGACGAGAAACTCAACGCTTGTTTTGATGAATGCCGAAGCCAGATGGCTCACATCAACGACTGTACCTACGTCATGCTGCATGGGCGTCTGGATTTAGACTGCCTGCTGATTAACCGCGGCCAGGTGCGTTGCGTTACCAATTGGGAATACGCCGCTTTCGGCGACCCGCGTTGGGACGCCGCCTACACCTCGCTTTCGCTGCAACGCATCAATGACCGTACTCTCGCCAATTATTTCCTCGCCCGCTATGTGCAGGAACTTGGCGCGACGCTCGAAGACATCAGTTTTTGGGAAGGCGCGGCGGCGCTGCGTGAATATGCGCTCAGCCGATGGCTGCGCAGCCTGGACGCCAAAGGCTTCGAGTCGATTGCCGGCCTGCAAACCCAACTCTTCGACCAGGAAGACTGGCTGCGCGACCGCGTCTATCAACAATTCGGGTAG
- a CDS encoding DUF3179 domain-containing protein, with product MGLFCSTKSFWPQGRELYVALGLVGVIAATCYFNICFMCDKVEQQAMAAASSPPVFDTETASIDTHQIFAGGPPKDGIPALTDPRMLPAVKASFMEAEDRVVGVEFDGEARAYPLKILQWHEIVNAETGETSFAVVYCPLCDSTTVFDRRVDDEVLEFGVSGLLYQSNVLLYDRQAEPDDESLWSQMQGEAVAGKRTGQPLALLPHQLVTWQEWTDAHPDTQVLSNKTGHKRNYQGNVYQAYFDGDNLMFPINHHDKRLPIKQPVLGLFSNGESKAYPLAMMKEGFEISDEVGGEKVALKKLGNDRVWVEAGPAVEVVHSFWFAWSTFYPETQIYDGSAIQVADGNSQMKDAR from the coding sequence ATGGGGCTTTTTTGTTCGACGAAATCGTTTTGGCCGCAGGGACGTGAACTCTATGTTGCGCTCGGCCTGGTCGGCGTGATTGCCGCTACATGCTATTTTAATATCTGTTTCATGTGCGACAAAGTCGAACAACAAGCCATGGCCGCCGCCTCAAGCCCGCCCGTGTTTGACACCGAAACGGCTTCGATCGACACACATCAAATTTTTGCTGGCGGTCCGCCCAAAGACGGCATCCCGGCGCTTACCGATCCCCGTATGCTCCCCGCTGTGAAAGCAAGTTTTATGGAAGCGGAAGACCGCGTGGTTGGTGTCGAATTTGACGGCGAAGCGCGGGCCTACCCGCTGAAAATTCTACAGTGGCATGAAATTGTGAACGCTGAAACCGGAGAAACGAGTTTTGCGGTTGTGTATTGCCCGCTGTGCGATTCGACTACCGTGTTTGACCGCCGCGTGGACGATGAGGTGTTAGAGTTTGGCGTGTCCGGCCTGCTCTATCAAAGCAATGTACTGCTATATGACCGCCAGGCCGAGCCGGACGATGAAAGCCTGTGGTCGCAAATGCAAGGCGAGGCCGTCGCGGGCAAGCGCACCGGACAGCCGCTGGCGTTGTTGCCGCACCAACTGGTTACGTGGCAAGAATGGACAGACGCGCACCCGGATACGCAGGTGTTATCCAACAAAACCGGACACAAACGAAACTACCAGGGCAATGTTTACCAGGCCTATTTTGACGGCGATAATTTAATGTTCCCCATCAATCATCACGACAAACGCTTGCCGATCAAACAACCCGTGCTTGGGCTGTTCAGTAATGGCGAGAGCAAGGCCTATCCATTGGCGATGATGAAAGAAGGCTTTGAGATTAGCGATGAGGTTGGCGGCGAGAAGGTCGCCTTAAAAAAACTTGGTAATGATCGAGTTTGGGTCGAAGCAGGCCCGGCGGTAGAAGTCGTCCATTCATTCTGGTTTGCATGGAGTACGTTCTATCCCGAAACACAGATCTATGACGGCAGTGCGATTCAAGTGGCTGACGGAAATAGCCAGATGAAAGACGCCCGGTAG